The following proteins are co-located in the Cyprinus carpio isolate SPL01 chromosome B19, ASM1834038v1, whole genome shotgun sequence genome:
- the LOC109111414 gene encoding zinc finger protein 706-like, whose product MARGHQKIQSQQKNAKKQAEIKKSKGHDQKTAAKAALVFTCAVCRSQMPDPKTFKQHFESKHPKSPLPPELEGVEA is encoded by the exons ATGGCTCGTGGACACCAGAAAATCCAGTCCCAGCAGAAGAACGCCAAGAAGCAGGCAGAGATCAAGAAATCCAAAGGCCACGATCAGAAGACCGCGGCGAAAGCGGCGCTGGTGTTCACGTGTGCCGTCTGCAGG TCGCAAATGCCAGATCCCAAGACCTTCAAGCAGCATTTTGAGAGCAAGCACCCCAAGAGCCCTCTTCCCCCAGAGCTGGAGGGCGTGGAGGCGTGA
- the LOC109055786 gene encoding 14-3-3 protein beta/alpha-A-like — protein MDKSQQVQRAKLAEQAERYDDMADSMKKVTELGEELTDEERNLLSVAYKNVVGARRSAWRVVSSIEQKTEGSDKQQMAKEYREKIESELKAICKDVLHLLDKFLIRTTSPAESQVFYLKMKGDYYRYLAEVATGDEKTEIIQKSQEGYQAAFDISKDNMQPTHPIRLGLALNFSVFYYEILNSPEQACELAKKAFDDAIAELDQLTEDSYKDSTLIMQLLRDNLTLWTSDNQADGEDTEEGREN, from the exons ATGGACAAGAGCCAACAGGTGCAGAGGGCCAAACTGGCGGAGCAGGCCGAGCGCTACGATGACATGGCCGACTCCATGAAGAAAGTGACCGAGCTTGGAGAGGAGCTGACCGACGAGGAGAGAAACCTGCTCTCTGTGGCCTACAAGAATGTTGTGGGCGCCCGCCGGTCCGCCTGGAGGGTGGTGTCCAGCATCGAGCAGAAGACCGAGGGCAGTGACAAACAGCAGATGGCTAAAGAGTACCGTGAGAAGATCGAGTCTGAGCTGAAGGCCATCTGCAAAGACGTTCTG CATCTCCTGGACAAGTTTCTGATCCGCACCACTTCTCCAGCAGAGAGCCAGGTGTTCTACCTGAAGATGAAGGGAGACTATTACCGCTACCTGGCTGAGGTCGCCACCGGAGACGAGAAAACCG AAATCATCCAGAAGTCTCAGGAAGGGTACCAGGCCGCCTTTGACATCAGCAAAGACAACATGCAGCCCACTCATCCCATCCGCCTGGGCCTGGCTCTCAACTTTTCAGTCTTTTACTACGAGATCCTGAACTCTCCAGAGCAGGCCTGTGAACTTGCCAAGAAG GCTTTTGATGATGCCATTGCTGAGCTGGACCAGTTAACCGAAGACTCGTATAAAGACAGCACACTCATCATGCAGCTACTTAGAGACAATCTGACA CTGTGGACCTCGGACAATCAGGCCGACGGTGAGGACACAGAGGAGGGCCGGGAAAACTAA